A DNA window from Corvus moneduloides isolate bCorMon1 chromosome 22, bCorMon1.pri, whole genome shotgun sequence contains the following coding sequences:
- the VAMP3 gene encoding vesicle-associated membrane protein 3 translates to MSANVPGSSNMAAGGNRRLQQTQHQVDEVVDIMRVNVDKVLERDQKLSELDDRADALQAGASQFETSAAKLKRKYWWKNCKMWAILIAVVVIIIIIIIVWSVYS, encoded by the exons AT GTCAGCCAACGTCCCTGGAAGCTCAAATATGGCTGCTGGAGGCAATCGCCGGCTTCAGCAGACTCAACACCAAGTAGATGAG GTTGTTGACATCATGAGAGTGAATGTGGACAAGGTATTGGAGCGAGATCAGAAGCTGTCAGAGCTGGATGACCGCGCTGATGCCCTGCAAGCAGGAGCTTCCCAGTTTGAGACCAGCGCGGCCAAGCTGAAGAGGAAGTATTGGTGGAAGAACTGCAAG ATGTGGGCAATATTGATAGCTGTTGTTGtcattatcatcatcatcattattg tCTGGAGTGTGTATTCATGA